One Engystomops pustulosus chromosome 7, aEngPut4.maternal, whole genome shotgun sequence DNA window includes the following coding sequences:
- the JMJD7 gene encoding bifunctional peptidase and (3S)-lysyl hydroxylase JMJD7 isoform X1, with protein sequence MAAAGGAVWRSLRDLAEEVRDLHGTDRVPYLPEPPSPLQFHREWLCPNRPCIVRNAISHWPAMQKWTLDYLRNLLGSKAVSVAVTPNGYADAVYENKFVMPEERTMRFADFVDIIEKKTHSPGVFYIQKQCSNLTEEFPELMGDVEDHIPWMSEALGKRPDAVNFWLGESAAITSLHKDHYENLYCVISGEKHFILHPPSDRPFIPYEMYQPATYKVNEDGTFEVIGGEPSDKVPWIPVDPLEPDLSLYPAYGETRPLHVTVKAGEMLYLPSLWFHHVRQSHGCIAVNYWYDMEYDIKYHYFQLLDSLTKAAGNS encoded by the exons ATGGCGGCGGCCGGGGGCGCAGTATGGAGGAGTCTGCGGGACTTGGCTGAGGAGGTCCGGG ATCTACATGGAACAGATCGTGTCCCGTATTTACCGGAGCCGCCATCTCCACTGCAGTTTCATAGGGAATGGCTCTGCCCGAACAGACCCTGTATTGTACGCAATGCTATCAGCCACTGGCCAGCAATGCAGAAGTGGACCCTAGACTATCTCCG GAATCTTTTAGGGTCCAAGGCTGTAAGTGTAGCTGTGACTCCCAATGGATACGCAGACGCTGTGTACGAAAACAAGTTTGTTATGCCAGAAGAAAGAACAATGAGATTTGCGGATTTTGTAGATATCATAGAGAAAAAGACACATTCTCCAGGAGTCTTCTACATCCAGAAGCAGTGCTCAAACCTCACAGAAGAGTTTCCTGAACTGATGGGAGATGTGGAGGACCATATACCATGGATGAGTGAGGCGCTAG GGAAGCGTCCTGATGCTGTGAATTTTTGGCTGGGAGAATCTGCAGCAATAACATCCT TGCACAAGGACCATTATGAAAACCTTTACTGCGTCATCTCAGGAGAAAAACACTTTATTCTTCACCCACCAAGTGACCGTCCTTTTATACCATATG AAATGTACCAGCCTGCCACGTATAAAGTGAATGAGGATGGGACATTTGAGGTTATAGGTGGGGAGCCCTCTGACAAG GTACCGTGGATCCCTGTTGATCCCCTAGAACCAGATCTGAGTCTGTATCCTGCATATGGTGAGACGCGTCCCCTGCATGTGACTGTAAAGGCCGGGGAAATGCTGTACCTCCCGTCTCTCTGGTTTCATCATGTCCGCCAGTCCCATGGCTGTATAGCAG